The following proteins are encoded in a genomic region of Chlorogloeopsis sp. ULAP01:
- the glp gene encoding gephyrin-like molybdotransferase Glp → MLSVQDAETTIFNLVQPLDPERDTEVVDLLAANSRVLASPVTSQLDFPHWDNSAMDGYAVRYTDVQYTSQEHPITLEIVEEIPAGYQPQSTIQPGQAARIFTGAVMPAGADTIVMQERTQRQNNRVSILAAPKPQEFVRYRASYYKAGTQLLPAGIMLSAPEIAVLAAAQCSQVKVYRRPYVAILSTGNELVTPEQPLQPGQIVDSNQYALAALVRQSGAEPLMLGIIPDEAIAISEAITHAISKADIIISSGGVSVGDYDYVEQIIESLGGKIHIRAVAMKPGKPLTVASFQENQMSTPRLYFGLPGNPVSALVTFWRFVQPTIKKLSGISEGWQPKFVKAFTRHELRSDGKRETYVWGKLRLQDGVYEFQLAGGNQSSGNLINLAQTNALGILIEGQTLISPGEQVQVLQVG, encoded by the coding sequence ATGCTGTCAGTTCAAGATGCAGAAACAACTATTTTTAATTTGGTACAGCCGTTAGATCCTGAACGCGATACAGAAGTTGTAGATTTACTAGCAGCCAATAGCCGCGTTCTAGCTTCTCCTGTAACGAGTCAGCTTGACTTTCCCCATTGGGATAATTCAGCAATGGATGGTTATGCAGTGCGTTACACAGATGTGCAGTACACCAGTCAAGAACACCCAATTACCTTAGAAATTGTTGAGGAAATCCCTGCCGGATATCAGCCCCAATCAACTATTCAACCAGGGCAAGCAGCGCGAATTTTCACTGGTGCGGTAATGCCAGCAGGCGCGGATACTATAGTGATGCAAGAACGAACGCAGCGACAGAACAATCGGGTATCAATCCTAGCTGCACCAAAACCACAAGAATTTGTCAGATATCGTGCCTCTTACTACAAAGCGGGTACACAATTACTACCTGCGGGAATAATGCTGAGTGCTCCAGAAATAGCCGTTTTAGCTGCTGCTCAATGTAGTCAAGTAAAAGTTTATCGCCGCCCATACGTAGCAATTTTGTCTACAGGAAATGAACTGGTTACTCCTGAACAACCCCTACAACCCGGACAAATTGTCGATTCCAACCAGTATGCTCTCGCAGCTTTGGTAAGGCAGAGTGGGGCAGAACCACTGATGTTAGGAATTATCCCTGATGAAGCGATCGCTATCTCTGAGGCGATCACTCATGCCATATCAAAAGCTGATATCATCATTTCTTCTGGTGGCGTCTCCGTGGGAGATTATGACTATGTTGAACAAATTATTGAGTCTTTGGGAGGGAAAATTCACATTCGTGCCGTAGCAATGAAACCAGGTAAACCACTTACGGTTGCATCTTTTCAAGAAAATCAGATGTCTACTCCACGATTATATTTTGGTTTGCCAGGAAATCCTGTTTCGGCATTGGTAACTTTTTGGCGATTTGTACAACCGACAATCAAAAAACTTTCTGGAATCAGCGAAGGTTGGCAACCAAAATTTGTTAAGGCATTTACTCGCCATGAGTTGCGATCAGATGGCAAGCGCGAAACTTATGTTTGGGGTAAGTTGCGTTTACAAGATGGAGTATACGAATTTCAACTTGCAGGCGGAAACCAAAGTTCTGGCAATTTAATTAATCTTGCCCAAACAAATGCTCTAGGAATTTTAATAGAAGGTCAAACTTTAATTTCTCCAGGAGAACAAGTGCAAGTTTTACAAGTTGGCTGA
- a CDS encoding Hsp20/alpha crystallin family protein, whose product MIIRYNPWQEINTLQKQINSLFEDTRVPTTLFAKDSIKVPAAELQETKDAIHLKLELPGIEAKDLDVKVTENAVYVSGERKSENKTEDKGYTRTEFHYGKFQRVIPLPAKIQNTDVKAEYKDGILNLSLPKTQAEKNKVVKVNLEQDAA is encoded by the coding sequence ATGATTATTCGTTACAATCCCTGGCAAGAAATTAACACTCTCCAAAAACAAATCAACAGTTTATTTGAAGATACAAGAGTACCAACAACATTGTTTGCAAAAGATTCTATCAAAGTTCCTGCGGCAGAATTGCAAGAAACAAAAGATGCTATCCACTTGAAGTTAGAACTGCCAGGAATTGAAGCTAAAGACTTGGATGTGAAGGTTACAGAAAATGCCGTATATGTTAGCGGTGAGCGCAAGTCTGAAAATAAAACTGAAGATAAAGGCTATACTCGCACTGAATTCCATTACGGCAAATTTCAACGTGTAATTCCTCTACCTGCTAAAATTCAAAATACTGATGTAAAAGCAGAATACAAAGATGGTATTTTGAATTTATCACTGCCCAAAACTCAAGCAGAAAAGAATAAAGTCGTCAAAGTAAATTTGGAGCAAGACGCTGCTTAA
- a CDS encoding phosphodiester glycosidase family protein — MYIKHLFWLSILIVTIGLLSGCQEIEFNSATEASQKCPGEDEKFSISFFKTDNQGKKSVRGINHVIIFNPKSEALDFKVNVGLAHRLYAKDNQGKLRKAYVPKMFNELITGENAKLNGQAPIAAINADYIDTENKPQGLNISRGYEYSGAFKNKRSSFGISAGKPQQRQATIQTGRRNNDILNYNIVGGNGRFYSSGQFKDICVNLGEFACKVATNRSMVAITNKGYVVFLVNDIKANSDIEVSQLNQELLPDMFDDVLEGITRQNCLGKIQEGMLFDGGQSPGLFYDNKIYVENTGPIGSVFLIYKKIND; from the coding sequence ATGTACATCAAACATCTATTTTGGTTGTCTATCTTAATAGTTACTATAGGTTTATTATCTGGTTGTCAAGAAATTGAGTTCAATTCAGCAACAGAAGCATCTCAAAAATGTCCTGGAGAAGATGAAAAATTCAGTATTAGTTTTTTCAAGACTGATAATCAAGGGAAAAAATCTGTAAGAGGAATTAATCATGTAATCATTTTTAATCCCAAATCTGAAGCACTAGATTTTAAAGTGAATGTTGGTTTGGCTCATCGTCTTTATGCAAAAGATAATCAGGGAAAACTGCGCAAAGCATATGTGCCAAAAATGTTTAATGAATTAATTACTGGTGAAAATGCTAAGTTAAACGGGCAAGCACCGATTGCGGCGATTAATGCCGATTATATAGATACTGAAAATAAACCCCAAGGATTAAATATTTCTCGTGGATACGAATATTCAGGTGCATTTAAAAATAAGCGATCTTCCTTCGGAATTTCAGCAGGCAAACCACAGCAACGCCAAGCCACGATTCAGACAGGAAGAAGAAATAATGATATTCTCAACTACAATATTGTGGGTGGTAATGGTAGATTTTATAGTAGTGGTCAGTTCAAAGATATTTGTGTAAATTTAGGTGAATTTGCTTGTAAAGTTGCAACCAATCGCTCAATGGTAGCAATTACTAACAAAGGTTATGTAGTTTTCTTAGTTAATGATATTAAAGCTAATTCAGATATTGAAGTTTCTCAACTCAATCAAGAACTTTTACCAGATATGTTTGATGATGTATTAGAAGGAATTACCCGTCAGAATTGTTTAGGTAAAATTCAAGAAGGTATGTTATTTGATGGAGGTCAATCTCCAGGATTATTTTATGATAATAAAATTTATGTAGAAAATACAGGGCCAATTGGTTCAGTATTTTTAATTTATAAGAAAATAAATGATTAA
- a CDS encoding CO2 hydration protein: MVTAANKPTKHPLAEYIERLESGGTLLPNTAENVLEVVGILKSYGVVLDAYSKNLIYIAENQFLVFFPFFKYFNGEVSFQKLLRHWSHDRINFEYAEYCLKAMLWHGGGGLDKYLDTKEFQQRAQAVIQAKFKNNPIVMGVNQLFPDFLTEQLRVSAYYSGLGQFWRVMADIFLDLSDRYDRGEIKSIPQVVDHIKAGLVANANKPITYSVKIKDKVYDIIPASVGLTFLADTAVPYVEAVFFRGTPFPGTVSFNAQAYQVPPDQARFQYGALYADPLPIGGAGIPPTLLMQDMRHFLPEYLHEVYRRSLRGEDDLRVQICMTFQKSMFCVTTAAIVGLMPYPADTENPEEQRLNRVYLAKWMDRLQTSQLREVNS, encoded by the coding sequence ATGGTAACTGCTGCAAATAAACCTACTAAACATCCATTAGCTGAGTATATCGAGCGTCTGGAATCAGGAGGAACATTACTTCCTAATACCGCCGAAAACGTATTAGAAGTAGTAGGGATTCTTAAAAGCTATGGTGTAGTTTTAGATGCCTACTCTAAAAATCTTATTTATATTGCCGAAAATCAATTTTTAGTATTCTTTCCATTTTTTAAATACTTTAACGGAGAAGTTTCTTTTCAAAAGTTACTTCGTCATTGGTCACATGACAGAATTAATTTTGAATATGCCGAATATTGTCTAAAAGCAATGTTATGGCATGGTGGCGGCGGTTTGGATAAATATTTAGATACAAAAGAATTTCAGCAAAGAGCACAAGCTGTTATTCAAGCTAAATTTAAAAACAATCCCATTGTGATGGGAGTTAATCAACTTTTTCCTGATTTTTTAACTGAGCAGTTACGCGTTTCTGCCTACTATAGTGGTTTGGGACAATTTTGGAGAGTAATGGCTGATATTTTTCTTGATTTATCAGACCGTTATGATCGAGGTGAAATCAAATCAATTCCCCAAGTGGTAGACCACATTAAAGCAGGTTTGGTGGCGAATGCCAATAAGCCAATTACCTACTCCGTTAAAATTAAAGATAAAGTTTATGACATTATTCCTGCAAGTGTGGGTTTGACATTCCTTGCAGATACAGCAGTGCCTTATGTAGAGGCAGTTTTCTTCCGAGGAACACCTTTTCCTGGTACAGTTTCATTCAATGCTCAAGCCTATCAAGTTCCGCCAGATCAAGCTCGATTTCAGTATGGCGCTTTGTATGCCGATCCGTTACCTATTGGCGGCGCAGGTATTCCTCCTACCTTGTTAATGCAGGATATGCGCCATTTTCTCCCAGAGTATTTGCATGAAGTTTATCGTCGCAGCCTTAGGGGAGAAGATGATTTGCGGGTACAAATTTGTATGACGTTCCAAAAGTCAATGTTCTGCGTTACTACCGCCGCAATTGTAGGATTAATGCCTTATCCTGCGGATACTGAAAATCCAGAAGAACAAAGGCTAAATCGAGTCTATTTAGCAAAGTGGATGGATAGACTACAAACTTCACAATTGAGAGAGGTGAATAGTTAG
- a CDS encoding NADH-quinone oxidoreductase subunit M: MLSALILLPLLGAALMSVLPSGIAKLPRRIALGFASLAFLWNIVLTTKFDPTLTSQQFGEFLPWIDALGLNYHLGIDGLSLPLLLLNGVLTCVAIYSSDEDLQRPRFYYCLLLLLSAGVTGAFLAQDLLLFFLFYELELIPLYLLIAIWGGERRGYAATKFLIYTAVSGILILASFLGMVWLSGSPSFAMETLNTSALPVATQIILLVGILIGFGIKMPLVPFHTWLPDAHVEASTPISVLLAGVLLKLGTYGLIRFGLYLLPEAWSVLAPSLATWAVVSVLYGASCAIAQKDMKKMVAYSSIGHMGFVLIAAAAATPLSILATVMQMISHGLISALLFLLVGIVYKKAGSRNLDVLRGLFNPERGMPVIGSLMVLGVMASAGIPGMFGFIAEFVVFRSSFAVYPVQTLLCMIGTGLTAVYFLILMNRAFFGRLSAQVISLPRVYWSDRAPAIVLAVLIVVFGIQPNWLIRWTEATTTAMVNTQSVVANVSLVKAKSTNLVIGH, encoded by the coding sequence ATGCTCAGTGCTTTGATTTTACTGCCGTTATTAGGTGCGGCTTTAATGAGTGTCTTACCTTCTGGTATTGCCAAACTACCTCGTCGTATAGCTTTGGGATTTGCCAGTCTTGCATTTTTATGGAATATTGTTTTAACCACCAAGTTTGATCCAACATTAACAAGTCAACAATTCGGCGAATTCCTACCTTGGATAGATGCTTTGGGTTTAAACTACCATTTGGGAATAGACGGTTTGTCTTTGCCGTTGCTGTTGTTAAATGGAGTGTTGACTTGTGTAGCCATATACAGCAGTGATGAAGACTTACAAAGACCTCGATTTTATTACTGCTTGCTTCTTTTGTTAAGTGCTGGTGTCACCGGCGCATTTCTAGCACAGGATTTACTGCTATTTTTCCTGTTTTATGAACTGGAGTTGATTCCCCTTTATTTACTAATTGCCATTTGGGGTGGTGAACGGCGGGGATATGCAGCAACAAAATTTTTGATTTACACCGCCGTTTCTGGAATTTTGATTTTAGCAAGCTTCCTGGGCATGGTGTGGCTGAGTGGCTCTCCTAGCTTTGCAATGGAGACGTTAAATACTTCTGCTCTACCTGTAGCTACACAAATTATCCTGCTGGTAGGAATTTTAATTGGTTTTGGCATCAAGATGCCTTTGGTTCCCTTTCATACTTGGTTACCAGATGCCCACGTCGAAGCTTCGACACCAATTTCAGTCTTATTGGCTGGGGTATTGTTAAAGCTGGGAACTTACGGCTTAATTCGCTTTGGTTTGTACTTGTTGCCAGAAGCTTGGAGTGTTCTCGCTCCTAGTTTGGCAACTTGGGCAGTGGTGAGCGTGCTGTATGGTGCATCCTGTGCGATCGCCCAAAAAGACATGAAAAAAATGGTGGCGTACAGTTCCATTGGGCATATGGGTTTTGTACTGATTGCTGCGGCTGCTGCTACGCCTTTGAGCATTTTGGCAACAGTTATGCAAATGATCAGCCACGGTTTAATTTCTGCGCTGCTGTTTTTGCTAGTAGGAATTGTGTATAAAAAAGCCGGAAGTCGCAATTTAGACGTACTTCGAGGGCTGTTTAACCCAGAACGAGGGATGCCTGTCATTGGTAGCTTGATGGTGTTGGGTGTGATGGCTAGCGCAGGTATACCAGGAATGTTTGGATTTATTGCTGAATTTGTAGTGTTTCGCAGCAGTTTTGCAGTTTATCCTGTACAGACTTTGTTGTGCATGATTGGTACTGGTTTAACAGCCGTTTACTTCTTGATTTTGATGAATCGCGCCTTTTTTGGACGCTTGTCTGCCCAAGTAATCAGCTTGCCAAGAGTTTACTGGAGCGATCGCGCTCCTGCTATTGTCTTAGCTGTGCTGATTGTAGTTTTCGGTATTCAACCAAATTGGTTAATACGTTGGACGGAAGCAACAACCACAGCAATGGTAAATACTCAAAGTGTTGTTGCCAATGTTTCTTTGGTAAAGGCAAAAAGTACAAATTTAGTTATTGGTCATTAA
- a CDS encoding NAD(P)H-quinone oxidoreductase subunit F has protein sequence MNQFLFSTTWWIPFYSLLGALLTLPWAMGIVRRTGPRPAAYFNVLTTILSFVHSLFVFKHIWDRGQENFVVTWFSAADLKISFALEISPVSVGATVLIAGLSLLAQIYALGYMEKDWALARFFALMGFFEAALSGLAISDSLFLSYALLEMLTLSTYLLVGFWYAQPLVVTAARDAFLTKRVGDLLLLMGVVTLSTKAGSLNFSDLYEWAQTAQLSPLTSSLLGLALIAGPAGKCAQFPLHLWLDEAMEGPNPASVMRNSMVVAGGAYVLYKLQPILALSPIALNALVMIGTVTAIGASLVSIAQTDIKRALSHSTSAYMGLVFLAVGLQQGGVALILLFTHGIAKALLFMSAGSVIYTTTSQDLTEMGGLWSRMPATTSAFIVGAAGMVSLLPLGSFWAMLSWADGLVVVNPWVLWVLVLVNGLTALNLTRVFRLVFWGEPQQKTRRAPEVHWPMALPMVSLTVVTLLLPVMLQQWYLLPTWESVNVFVVSTLVLSTLSGVAIGSTIYLHKAWSRSRVLIWRFFQDLLGYDFYIDQIYRVTVVGAVGLLSKISAWSDRYLVDGLVNLVGFATMFGGQSLKYSISGQSQGYLLTILLGISILGFFISWSLGLLENLPF, from the coding sequence ATGAACCAATTTCTGTTCTCAACAACTTGGTGGATACCGTTTTATAGCTTATTAGGAGCATTGCTAACTTTACCTTGGGCTATGGGAATAGTTCGGCGTACAGGCCCAAGACCCGCAGCTTATTTTAATGTATTGACAACAATTTTAAGTTTTGTTCATAGCTTGTTTGTCTTCAAACATATTTGGGATAGAGGACAAGAAAATTTTGTTGTCACCTGGTTTAGTGCTGCGGATTTGAAAATCTCCTTTGCTTTGGAAATTTCACCAGTAAGTGTTGGAGCAACAGTTTTAATCGCAGGACTAAGTTTACTCGCACAGATTTATGCTTTGGGTTACATGGAAAAGGATTGGGCTTTAGCCCGGTTCTTTGCCTTAATGGGATTTTTTGAAGCAGCGCTCAGTGGTTTAGCGATCAGTGACTCCTTATTTCTCAGCTACGCGTTGCTAGAGATGCTGACGCTTTCTACTTACCTGCTGGTAGGATTTTGGTATGCGCAACCGTTGGTGGTGACAGCAGCACGAGATGCTTTTTTAACTAAGCGCGTAGGAGATTTGCTGCTGCTGATGGGAGTGGTAACCCTTTCGACAAAAGCAGGCAGTTTAAATTTTTCAGATTTATATGAATGGGCGCAAACAGCACAGTTAAGTCCTTTAACATCTAGTTTGTTGGGGTTGGCACTAATTGCGGGGCCTGCGGGTAAATGCGCTCAATTTCCTTTACATTTATGGTTAGATGAGGCGATGGAAGGCCCCAATCCAGCTTCTGTGATGCGAAACTCAATGGTAGTAGCTGGAGGTGCATATGTACTCTACAAGTTGCAGCCAATTTTAGCGCTGTCACCGATCGCTTTAAATGCTTTGGTTATGATCGGAACAGTAACGGCAATTGGCGCTTCTTTGGTATCGATCGCCCAAACTGATATTAAGCGTGCTTTATCTCATTCCACCAGTGCATACATGGGGTTGGTGTTTTTGGCAGTAGGGTTGCAGCAAGGGGGAGTAGCCCTGATTTTGCTATTTACCCATGGAATAGCCAAAGCGTTGTTATTTATGAGCGCAGGTTCGGTGATATACACCACGACTTCTCAAGATTTAACAGAAATGGGTGGTTTGTGGTCACGAATGCCAGCGACTACCTCCGCTTTTATTGTCGGTGCAGCTGGAATGGTATCGCTGTTGCCTTTAGGAAGCTTTTGGGCAATGCTATCTTGGGCTGATGGCTTAGTTGTAGTTAATCCTTGGGTATTGTGGGTATTGGTACTTGTCAATGGATTGACAGCATTGAATTTGACGCGGGTATTTCGATTGGTATTTTGGGGTGAACCGCAACAGAAAACTCGTCGTGCTCCAGAAGTTCACTGGCCGATGGCATTGCCAATGGTATCTTTGACAGTAGTAACTTTGTTATTACCCGTGATGTTACAGCAGTGGTATTTGCTGCCAACCTGGGAAAGTGTCAATGTGTTTGTAGTATCGACATTAGTTTTGTCTACTTTATCAGGAGTAGCGATCGGCTCTACAATCTATTTACACAAAGCTTGGTCACGTTCGAGAGTCTTGATTTGGAGATTTTTCCAAGATTTGTTGGGGTATGACTTTTACATTGACCAAATTTATCGGGTGACAGTAGTTGGTGCTGTTGGGCTGCTTTCTAAAATTTCAGCTTGGAGCGATCGCTATTTGGTAGATGGCTTGGTTAACTTAGTTGGTTTTGCAACTATGTTCGGTGGGCAAAGTTTGAAATACAGTATTTCTGGTCAATCTCAAGGTTACCTACTAACTATACTCTTGGGTATTAGTATCTTAGGTTTCTTTATTAGCTGGTCATTAGGTTTATTGGAAAATTTGCCTTTTTAG
- a CDS encoding BMC domain-containing protein, with amino-acid sequence MPIAVGMIETKGFPAVVEAADAMVKAARVTLVGYEKIGSARVTVIVRGDVSEVQASVAAGIEAARRVNGGEVVSTHIIARPHENLEYVLPIRYTEAVEQFRT; translated from the coding sequence ATGCCTATTGCAGTTGGAATGATTGAAACAAAAGGTTTTCCGGCAGTAGTGGAAGCTGCTGATGCTATGGTGAAAGCCGCTCGTGTCACCTTGGTAGGTTACGAAAAAATCGGTAGTGCTAGGGTAACAGTAATTGTTCGTGGAGACGTATCTGAAGTACAAGCTTCAGTAGCGGCAGGAATAGAAGCAGCCAGAAGAGTCAATGGTGGTGAAGTTGTCTCTACTCACATTATTGCTCGCCCCCACGAAAACCTAGAATATGTCTTGCCTATTCGTTACACCGAAGCTGTAGAGCAGTTCCGAACTTAG
- a CDS encoding BMC domain-containing protein, whose translation MSIAVGMVETLGFPAVVEAADAMVKAARVTLVGYEKIGSGRVTVIVRGDVSEVQASVAAGVESVKRVNGGQVLSTHIIARPHENLEYVLPIRYTEDVEQFRENVNAIRPFGRRP comes from the coding sequence ATGTCAATTGCAGTAGGAATGGTAGAAACGCTTGGCTTCCCCGCAGTAGTGGAAGCTGCTGACGCGATGGTAAAAGCTGCTCGTGTTACCTTAGTCGGTTATGAAAAAATCGGTAGCGGTCGTGTCACAGTGATTGTACGGGGAGATGTTTCGGAAGTACAAGCTTCGGTCGCAGCAGGAGTTGAATCCGTCAAGCGAGTGAATGGCGGACAAGTACTGTCTACTCATATCATTGCTCGTCCCCACGAAAACCTGGAATACGTTCTACCTATTCGTTATACCGAAGATGTAGAACAGTTCCGTGAAAACGTTAATGCGATTCGTCCTTTCGGTAGAAGACCGTAA
- a CDS encoding EutN/CcmL family microcompartment protein, with product MQIAKVRGTVVSTQKDPSLRGVKLLLLQLVDEEGRILPEYEVAADSVGAGVDEWVLVSRGSSARQILGNEQRPIDAAVVAIIDTVHVEDRLVYSKKNQYR from the coding sequence ATGCAAATTGCTAAAGTACGCGGCACAGTAGTTAGCACTCAAAAAGATCCAAGTCTTAGAGGTGTCAAACTACTGTTGCTGCAATTAGTAGATGAAGAGGGGCGTATTCTGCCAGAATACGAAGTGGCTGCCGATAGTGTTGGTGCGGGAGTGGATGAATGGGTACTTGTCAGTCGTGGCAGTTCCGCTCGCCAAATTCTTGGTAATGAACAGCGTCCTATAGATGCGGCAGTAGTGGCGATTATTGATACAGTTCACGTTGAGGATCGCCTAGTTTATAGCAAAAAAAATCAATATCGATAA
- a CDS encoding ribulose bisphosphate carboxylase small subunit: protein MAVRSMAEAAPPTPWSKNLAEPSIHPSAFVHSFSHVIGDVKIEANVIVAPGTSIRADEGTPFFIGENTNLQDGVVVHGLEKGRVIGDDQQEYSVWIGRNSCITHMALIHGPCYVGDDCFIGFRSTIFNARVGAGCIVMMHALIQDVEIPPGKYVPSGAIITNQQQADRLPDVQAEDKQFAHHVVGINQALRAGYLCAADSKCIRTIRNELEQTYTSTAVNGIERSSEVSSSSLGAETVEQLRYLLEQGYKIGTEHVDARRFRTGSWTSCKPIEARSLGEAISALETCLADHAGEYVRLFGIDKNKQRVLENIIQRPDGAVKAPTSFKAPTSSSYSSNGSSYNGNGNGSSKLSSETVDQVRQLLAGGYKIGTEHVDERRFRTGSWQSCKPIESHSANDVVAALEDCMDNHQGEYVRLIGIDPKGKRRVLEAIIQRPNGPVSASGTQKSSFGGTSTSTYATATAPATNTKLSSEVVEQLQQLLASGYKISAEHVDQRRFRMGSWSSCGQIQATNIRDAIAALEAYLAEYQGEYVRLIGIDPKGKRRVLETIIQRP from the coding sequence ATGGCAGTCCGCAGTATGGCGGAGGCAGCTCCCCCAACACCGTGGTCAAAGAATTTAGCTGAACCAAGTATTCATCCATCAGCTTTTGTGCATTCTTTTTCGCACGTAATTGGGGATGTAAAAATAGAAGCGAACGTTATCGTTGCACCAGGTACTTCAATTCGGGCAGACGAAGGAACACCATTTTTTATTGGTGAAAATACCAATCTTCAAGATGGTGTAGTAGTTCATGGCTTGGAGAAAGGCCGTGTAATCGGTGACGATCAACAAGAATACTCGGTCTGGATTGGGAGAAATAGCTGTATTACACATATGGCTCTGATTCACGGCCCTTGTTATGTAGGTGATGACTGTTTTATCGGTTTTCGCTCTACAATCTTCAATGCCAGGGTTGGAGCGGGATGCATCGTGATGATGCACGCTTTAATTCAAGATGTAGAAATACCACCGGGCAAATACGTGCCTTCGGGAGCCATCATTACTAATCAGCAGCAAGCTGATCGCTTGCCAGATGTGCAAGCAGAAGATAAGCAATTTGCCCACCATGTAGTTGGAATTAACCAGGCACTACGAGCAGGTTATTTATGTGCTGCTGACAGTAAGTGTATCAGAACAATTCGCAACGAATTGGAGCAAACTTATACAAGTACAGCCGTTAATGGAATAGAAAGGAGCAGTGAGGTGTCTAGCAGTAGCTTGGGTGCGGAAACAGTAGAGCAATTGCGCTATCTGTTGGAGCAAGGATATAAAATCGGTACAGAACACGTAGACGCACGGCGCTTCCGTACCGGTTCTTGGACTAGTTGCAAGCCAATTGAAGCTAGATCCTTAGGTGAAGCAATCTCAGCTTTAGAGACTTGTTTGGCAGATCATGCTGGTGAATATGTCCGCCTGTTTGGTATTGACAAAAACAAGCAACGTGTGCTGGAGAATATTATCCAACGTCCAGATGGCGCTGTCAAAGCACCTACTTCTTTTAAAGCTCCCACGAGTTCTAGCTATAGCAGCAATGGCAGTAGCTACAACGGTAATGGTAATGGTAGCAGCAAACTCAGTTCTGAAACCGTAGACCAAGTTCGCCAATTATTGGCAGGTGGTTATAAAATTGGTACGGAACACGTAGACGAGCGGCGCTTCCGCACTGGTTCGTGGCAAAGCTGCAAGCCAATTGAATCCCACTCTGCTAATGATGTGGTGGCGGCATTAGAAGATTGTATGGACAATCACCAAGGCGAGTATGTGCGTTTGATTGGCATAGATCCCAAAGGTAAACGCCGCGTACTGGAAGCAATTATCCAACGCCCCAACGGCCCAGTTTCTGCATCTGGCACTCAAAAGTCATCATTTGGTGGTACAAGTACTTCCACCTATGCAACAGCTACTGCACCTGCTACTAACACCAAATTAAGTTCTGAGGTTGTAGAACAACTACAGCAACTTTTGGCGAGTGGATATAAAATTAGCGCTGAACATGTAGATCAAAGACGCTTCCGGATGGGTTCGTGGAGTAGCTGCGGACAAATTCAAGCTACTAACATCAGAGATGCGATCGCTGCATTAGAGGCATACCTTGCCGAATATCAAGGAGAATACGTGCGCTTAATCGGTATTGATCCCAAAGGTAAACGCCGAGTATTAGAAACGATTATTCAACGTCCGTAG
- a CDS encoding transferase yields the protein MSVPPLRLSHNFDAYISGEVIIHPSAVLAPGVILQAAPNSKIIIGSGVCIGMGAILKVHEGTLEVETGANLGAGFLMVGKGKIGANACIGSATTIFNCSVESGQVVAPGSVLGDTSRQISDLNTVSDRTQPSPSSQSNSTSTTAVSDETDTGNLANGKESILNPAVTTSNPDPIPQQPEPKNQNTEEPGTESTVIGTHIYGQGSIQQLLITLFPHRQSLNKSNSDDLSE from the coding sequence ATGTCTGTGCCGCCACTGCGCCTGAGTCATAACTTTGATGCTTACATCAGTGGCGAGGTTATTATTCATCCAAGTGCAGTTCTCGCACCTGGGGTGATACTCCAAGCGGCTCCAAACAGCAAAATTATTATTGGTTCAGGGGTTTGTATTGGTATGGGGGCAATCCTCAAAGTCCATGAAGGAACCTTAGAAGTAGAAACAGGAGCAAACTTGGGAGCCGGTTTTTTGATGGTTGGTAAAGGCAAAATTGGCGCAAACGCTTGTATTGGTTCAGCAACAACAATTTTCAATTGTTCCGTAGAATCGGGACAAGTAGTCGCTCCTGGCTCAGTTTTGGGAGACACTAGTCGCCAAATCTCTGATTTGAATACCGTCAGCGATCGCACACAACCATCACCATCTTCCCAGAGCAACTCCACTTCTACAACTGCGGTATCGGACGAAACAGATACAGGTAATTTGGCAAATGGCAAAGAAAGTATTCTTAATCCTGCCGTCACCACATCTAATCCCGATCCAATCCCACAACAACCAGAACCCAAAAACCAGAATACAGAAGAGCCTGGCACTGAATCTACTGTTATCGGTACTCACATCTACGGACAAGGGAGCATTCAACAGCTGTTGATTACATTATTTCCCCACAGACAATCCTTAAACAAATCAAACTCTGACGATCTATCTGAGTAA